In the Phaseolus vulgaris cultivar G19833 chromosome 7, P. vulgaris v2.0, whole genome shotgun sequence genome, one interval contains:
- the LOC137827622 gene encoding N6-adenosine-methyltransferase non-catalytic subunit MTB encodes MDSSDSGRGYSKRERDDEDWEFSDKRKDRSRKFGSNGDEGEGSDGGARRKRSSRTDSDDYDSRSKGAKKRQEESTLEKLSSWYEDGELDDKSARKRAMDGDFHESVVSKEDGKGDGGGGGREKVGHESRSSRRKWDEVDASSVRRSQDEKGEFRSGKRDSSRDRERSGSARSEHGEGKASGADRVVKSSSKEDRRGDSERGKSKGKSDSVDAGREERVEKPRHHRALGSDGAETWDRSLNAEEDGHVRVRDKSARESGNSNRSRTPERSGKRHQDLENSEVDYERSGSFKRKEHEGDGFKDDRSKGKDDAWNDRRKDRESSKESWKRRQPSNADKEKNEEGAFDDNRDWELPRHGYERMDNERPHGRFGGRKDVSRGEAVKTSTKFGISNDNYDVIEIQTKFYDYGKSESMSNHTKRNEAHQQYNAKSGVNDEEWPYHQEERGRKNDVSGDDLKERYTDDDYDFYGGRGRGQKGGVSARSTGGQSSGSGGSQPQYGNPESGSFNRAGPQGMKGNRVGRGGRIRPTGRDNQQVGMPLPMMGSPYGPLAMPPPGPMQPLSHGMSPAPGPPMSPGVFLSPFTPAVWPGARGVDMNIIGVPPVSPVPPGPSGPRFNASNLGNPPNPAMYYNQSGPGRGMPPNISTSGFNPPGSMGRGAPPDKSPGGWAPPKSSGALGKAPSRGEQNDYSQNFVDTGMRPQNFIRELELTNVVEDYPKLRELIQKKDEIVEKSASAPLYYKCDLKEFELSPEFFGTKFDVILVDPPWEEYVHRAPGVADHMEYWTFEEIMNLKIEAIADTPSFIFLWVGDGVGLEQGRQCLKKWGFRRCEDICWVKTNKSNATPGLRHDSHTLFQHSKEHCLMGIKGTVRRSTDGHIIHANIDTDVIIAEEPPYGSTQKPEDMYRIIEHFALGRRRLELFGEDHNIRAGWLTAGKELSSSNFNKEAYVKNFSDKDGKVWQGGGGRNPPPEAPHLVVTTSDIEALRPKSPMKNQQQMQQQNSVSISLTTGSGSNRRPAGNSPQNPPALSVNQDASSSNPSTPAPWGSPLEGFKGREGSVLPSDDKVMDIYGFHGPTPAGYLDFESYRQMNML; translated from the exons ATGGATTCGAGCGACAGTGGTCGCGGTTACTCCAAGCGCGAGAGGGACGATGAGGATTGGGAGTTCAGCGACAAGAGGAAGGATAGGTCTAGAAAGTTTGGTAGCAACGGGGACGAGGGTGAGGGTTCCGACGGAGGCGCCAGGAGGAAGCGCTCTAGCAGGACTGATAGCGACGATTACGATTCGCGCTCCAAGGGGGCCAAGAAGAGGCAGGAGGAGAGCACGTTGGAGAAGTTGAGCAGTTGGTATGAGGATGGGGAATTGGACGATAAGTCCGCGAGGAAGCGCGCCATGGACGGCGATTTTCACGAGAGTGTGGTGAGTAAGGAGGATGGGAAGGGTGATGGTGGCGGTGGAGGCCGGGAAAAGGTTGGTCATGAGTCTCGGAGTTCGAGGAGGAAATGGGACGAGGTTGATGCTAGCAGTGTAAGGAGGTCGCAGGATGAGAAGGGGGAATTCAGGAGTGGGAAGCGCGATAGTTCTAGGGATAGGGAGAGGAGTGGATCTGCTAGGAGTGAGCATGGGGAGGGCAAAGCCTCTGGTGCTGATAGGGTTGTGAAGTCTAGTAGTAAGGAGGATAGAAGGGGTGATTCCGAGAGAGGGAAGAGTAAGGGGAAGTCGGATTCGGTGGATGCTGGGCGCGAGGAGAGGGTTGAGAAGCCCAGGCATCATAGGGCCCTTGGTTCTGATGGGGCTGAAACCTGGGATAGGTCGTTGAATGCAGAGGAGGATGGGCATGTGCGGGTTAGGGATAAGAGTGCTAGGGAAAGTGGGAACTCAAACAGGTCGAGGACACctgaaaggagtggaaaacgcCATCAAGATTTGGAAAACTCTGAGGTTGATTATGAAAGAAGTGGTAGCTTTAAAAGGAAGGAGCATGAGGGCGATGGGTTTAAGGATGATAGATCCAAGGGGAAAGATGATGCATGGAATGACAGGAGGAAGGATCGGGAAAGTTCCAAAGAAAGTTGGAAAAGGAGGCAACCGAGTAATGCCGACAAAGAGAAAAACGAGGAGGGTGCTTTTGATGACAACAGAGATTGGGAGTTACCTAGACATGGTTATGAGAGGATGGACAATGAAAGGCCTCATGGACGGTTTGGTGGTAGAAAAGATGTGAGTAGGGGGGAAGCTGTTAAAACATCCACAAAGTTTGGGATTTCGAATGACAATTATGATGTGATAGAGATCCAGACCAAGTTTTATGACTATGGGAAATCAGAATCTATGTCCAACCATACTAAGAGAAACGAAGCTCATCAGCAGTACAATGCGAAATCTGGTGTTAATGATGAAGAATGGCCATATCATCAAGAAGAAAGAGGAAGGAAGAACGATGTATCTGGTGATGATCTGAAGGAGAGATATACAGATGATGACTATGATTTTTATGGGGGAAGGGGAAGAGGTCAGAAAGGTGGTGTATCTGCCCGCAGTACTGGTGGCCAAAGTTCTGGCAGTGGTGGCTCACAGCCTCAATATGGAAATCCGGAGTCTGGTTCCTTTAACAGAGCTGGTCCACAAGGAATGAAAGGTAACAGGGTTGGTAGAGGAGGAAGGATTAGGCCTACTGGGAGAGACAATCAGCAGGTTGGAATGCCATTGCCAATGATGGGATCACCATATGGACCTCTTGCAATGCCTCCACCTGGACCTATGCAGCCTCTTTCACATGGTATGTCACCTGCTCCCGGTCCACCAATGTCCCCTGGAGTCTTCCTTTCACCATTTACTCCTGCTGTTTGGCCTGGAGCCCGAGGTGTCGATATGAATATTATAGGTGTACCACCTGTGTCTCCTGTTCCCCCAGGTCCTTCAGGTCCAAGATTTAATGCTAGTAATTTAGGGAACCCACCAAATCCGGCAATGTATTATAACCAATCAGGTCCTGGAAGGGGAATGCCCCCAAACATCTCTACTTCTGGTTTTAATCCTCCAGGATCAATGGGTCGAGGAGCTCCACCTGATAAATCTCCAGGGGGATGGGCTCCTCCTAAAAGTAGTGGAGCTCTTGGTAAAGCTCCTTCCAGAGGTGAACAGAATGATTATTCTCAAAACTTTGTTGACACTGGTATGCGGCCACAAAATTTCATTAGGGAGCTTGAGCTCACAAATGTTGTGGAGGACTACCCTAAGCTTAGAGAGCTTATACAGAAAAAGGATGAGATTGTGGAAAAATCTGCATCTGCTCCTTTGTATTATAAGTGTGATTTGAAGGAGTTTGAACTTTCTCCTGAGTTCTTTGGTACAAAGTTTGATGTCATTCTTGTAGATCCCCCATGGGAGGAGTATGTGCACCGTGCCCCTGGTGTGGCTGATCACATGGAGTATTGGACATTTGAAGAAATAATGAATCTCAAGATCGAG GCTATAGCAGATACGCCTTCTTTCATTTTCCTTTGGGTGGGTGACGGTGTAGGCCTTGAACAAGGTCGTCAATGTCTAAAGAAG TGGGGATTTCGTAGGTGTGAAGATATATGTTGGGTAAAGACAAACAAAAGTAATGCAACTCCAGGATTGCGGCATGATTCACATACTTTATTTCAACATTCAAAG GAACACTGCTTGATGGGCATAAAAGGAACTGTTCGTAGAAGTACTGATGGCCATATAATTCATGCCAATATTGACACAGATGTCATTATAGCTGAAGAACCTCCGTATG GTTCAACACAAAAGCCTGAAGATATGTACAGGATTATTGAGCACTTTGCCCTTGGAAGGAGGAGACTAGAACTATTTGGTGAAGACCACAATATCCGAGCTGGCTGGCTGACTGCTGGTAAAGAATTGTCGtcttcaaattttaataaagaG GCATATGTGAAAAACTTTTCTGACAAAGATGGGAAAGTCTGGCAAGGAGGTGGGGGAAGAAATCCACCTCCGGAGGCACCTCATCTGGTGGTGACTACTTCTGATATAGAGGCTCTTAGGCCCAAGTCACCAATGAAGAACCAACAACAAATGCAGCAGCAGAATTCAGTATCCATTTCTTTGACGACAGGTAGCGGGTCAAACAGAAGGCCTGCTGGAAATTCACCGCAGAACCCACCTGCACTCAGTGTCAACCAAGATGCATCAAGCTCAAACCCTTCTACTCCAGCTCCTTGGGGTTCACCTTTGGAGGGCTTCAAGGGACGTGAAGGCTCTGTATTGCCCTCAGATGATAAAGTAATGGATATATACGGTTTTCATGGGCCAACACCTGCGGGCTATCTAGATTTTGAATCTTACAGACAAATGAATATGTTGTAG
- the LOC137828557 gene encoding uncharacterized protein, protein MSTVNNTVNAAASAIVTAESRVQPATSPKKRWGSCWSLYWCFGPHKNSKRIGNAVLVPEPVEPAGQIGSHLATAAPNPSTAVAMPFIVPPSSPASFLESDSSSATQSPVGLFSLSSLNANASCGPASIFAIGPYTYETQLVSPPVFSNFTTEPSTAPFTPPPESVQLTTPSSPEVPFAQLLTSSLDRDCKDKGTNQRFALSNYEFQLYQQYPGSPGPQLISPASIISTSGSSTPFPDTHPLLEFHKGEASNLLGFEHFSTHKWNSRLGSGSLTPDSTGQGSGLGSGSLTPNAVKLVSSSGCLTPEGVAPTARNGIYVGKQTSELTPLANSENECQPNAALVDHRVSFELTGEDVARCLANKSGSPLIGNISGSSQGALVGEPVDRERIHKNSDSDCDLCSRKTSNDKPENSPGEGEEQCCLKHNSSSSSKDFNFDSRKGVVSDNPANASEWWTNKKIVGKEGSSSNGSAFFPMLQSEII, encoded by the exons ATGTCAACAGTGAACAACACCGTCAATGCGGCGGCGTCGGCCATAGTAACTGCTGAATCCAGAGTCCAACCTGCCACCTCACCG AAAAAGCGTTGGGGAAGCTGCTGGAGCTTATATTGGTGTTTTGGACCCCATAAAAATAGCAAGAGAATTGGCAATGCTGTCCTTGTTCCTGAACCCGTTGAACCAGCGGGTCAAATTGGATCTCATCTTGCTACTGCAGCACCAAATCCTTCAACAGCCGTTGCAATGCCATTCATTGTCCCTCCCTCTTCACCTGCCTCTTTTCTGGAATCTGATTCTTCATCTGCCACTCAATCACCGGTTGGATTATTCTCTCTCAGTTCTCTCAATGCCAATGCTTCTTGTGGACCTGCATCCATTTTTGCTATAGGTCCTTATACCTACGAGACCCAGTTAGTCTCACCGCCTGTATTTTCTAACTTTACGACTGAACCATCTACTGCTCCTTTCACTCCACCTCCTGAATCTGTGCAGCTGACGACACCATCATCCCCTGAAGTGCCATTTGCTCAATTGTTGACATCTTCTTTAGACCGAGATTGTAAAGATAAAGGTACAAATCAGAGGTTTGCATTATCCAATTATGAGTTTCAACTTTATCAACAATACCCCGGAAGCCCTGGCCCCCAACTTATATCACCAGCATCAATAATTTCTACTTCTGGAAGTTCTACTCCTTTCCCTGATACACACCCACTTCTTGAATTCCATAAAGGGGAAGCTTCAAACCTCTTGGGCTTTGAACACTTCTCGACACATAAATGGAATTCGAGACTTGGATCTGGATCTTTGACACCAGACAGTACTGGGCAAGGTTCAGGACTAGGCTCAGGATCTTTGACACCTAATGCTGTTAAGCTAGTTTCAAGCTCTGGCTGTTTGACACCTGAAGGTGTAGCACCAACTGCTAGAAATGGCATCTATGTTGGAAAACAGACTTCTGAGTTAACACCCCTTGCAAATTCTGAGAACGAGTGTCAACCCAATGCAGCATTAGTCGATCAcagagtttcatttgaattgaCTGGGGAGGATGTTGCAAGATGTCTTGCAAATAAATCAGGGTCTCCATTGATTGGAAACATCTCAGGGTCTTCTCAGGGTGCACTGGTTGGAGAGCCTGTTGACAGAGAAAGGATACACAAGAACTCTGATAGTGACTGTGATTTGTGTTCAAGGAAAACTTCAAATGATAAGCCTGAAAATTCTCCTGGAGAAGGAGAGGAGCAGTGCTGTCTAAAGCATAACTCTTCTAGTTCTTCCAAAGATTTTAACTTTGACAGCAGAAAAGGAGTTGTTTCTGATAATCCTGCCAATGCCTCGGAATGGTGGACTAACAAGAAAATTGTTGGAAAGGAAGGTAGCTCAAGCAACGGTTCGGCATTTTTTCCAATGTTACAGTCAGAAATCATTTAA
- the LOC137828507 gene encoding protein DETOXIFICATION 35-like — MDAPLLVNGEGAKLLAEDGDYVPARNFKTVKDVFWIETKRMWVIALPIVFNIWCQFGVNSVTSIFVGHLGDIELSAISLINSVIGSFAFGFMLGMGSATETLCGQAFGAGQVNMLGIYMQRSWVILSVTSILLLPIYIFAAPILKLLGQQTDIADLAGNFSILVIPQFLSLAFNFPTQKFLQSQSKVNVIAWIGLVALVLHVGMLWLLVYTLELGLTGAALAFDITSWGITAAQLIYVVVWCKDGWTGLSWLAFKDIWAFVRLSLASAVMLCLEVWYMMSVIVLAGHLDNAVVAVDSLSICMNINGWEGMIFIGINAAVSVRVSNELGLGRPRAAKYSVYVTTFQSLLLGVFFMGIVLTTRNYYALIFTNSLVLQEAVSKLGVLLAITMVLNSVQPVISGVAVGGGWQALVAYINVGCYYLFGLPLGFLLGYKANLGVEGLWGGMICGILLQTFLLMFILYKTNWKKEVEQTNARMLVWGGQQIEVDKIAASA; from the exons ATGGACGCTCCCCTGCTGGTGAACGGCGAGGGGGCGAAGCTGCTGGCGGAGGACGGCGACTACGTGCCGGCGAGGAACTTCAAGACCGTTAAGGATGTGTTCTGGATCGAAACCAAGAGGATGTGGGTGATTGCGTTGCCCATTGTTTTCAACATATGGTGCCAATTCGGAGTAAACTCTGTCACCAGCATCTTCGTCGGACACCTCGGTGACATTGAGCTCTCTGCTATCTCTCTCATCAATTCCGTCATTGGCAGTTTCGCCTTTGGTTTCATG CTTGGGATGGGAAGTGCAACAGAGACGCTATGTGGACAAGCTTTCGGAGCTGGGCAGGTTAATATGCTTGGCATTTATATGCAACGCTCATGGGTGATTTTATCTGTGACCAGTATTTTGCTCTTGCCCATATACATTTTTGCTGCTCCAATTTTGAAGCTTCTTGGTCAACAGACAGATATAGCTGATCTTGCTGGGAATTTCTCTATTTTAGTAATTCCGCAATTTCTTTCGCTTGCCTTCAATTTTCCAACGCAAAAGTTCCTTCAATCTCAGAGTAAGGTTAACGTCATTGCGTGGATTGGGTTGGTGGCTTTAGTTCTGCACGTTGGGATGCTCTGGCTCTTAGTTTACACATTAGAGTTAGGCTTAACTGGTGCAGCTTTGGCATTTGATATCACGAGTTGGGGGATTACAGCGGCTCAACTTATTTATGTTGTGGTCTGGTGTAAGGATGGATGGACTGGATTGTCATGGTTGGCTTTTAAGGATATTTGGGCCTTTGTTAGGCTATCTCTTGCATCAGCTGTAATGCTTTGCCTTGAAGTTTGGTATATGATGAGTGTCATAGTTCTTGCTGGCCACCTTGATAATGCAGTGGTTGCTGTTGATTCTCTCTCTATATG CATGAATATCAATGGGTGGGAAGGCATGATCTTCATTGGAATAAATGCAGCTGTCAG tGTCAGAGTTTCCAATGAACTTGGGCTTGGACGTCCAAGAGCTGCCAAGTACTCTGTCTACGTGACAACCTTTCAGTCACTTCTCTTGGGAGTCTTTTTCATGGGTATTGTTTTGACGACCAGAAACTATTATGCCCTTATTTTTACTAACAGTCTGGTTTTGCAAGAGGCCGTTTCGAAGCTAGGAGTCCTCCTGGCTATTACAATGGTTCTGAACAGTGTTCAACCAGTGATTTCAG GTGTTGCTGTTGGAGGTGGGTGGCAGGCCCTGGTGGCCTACATCAACGTAGGCTGTTACTACTTATTTGGGCTTCCACTGGGGTTCCTTCTTGGTTATAAAGCGAATTTGGGGGTTGAG GGTCTTTGGGGTGGTATGATATGTGGAATTCTTCTACAGACCTTCCTGCTCATGTTCATACTTTACAAAACTAATTGGAAGAAAGAG GTGGAACAAACAAATGCTCGCATGCTGGTATGGGGTGGACAACAAATTGAGGTTGATAAAATTGCTGCTTCTGCATAA
- the LOC137828119 gene encoding sec-independent protein translocase protein TATB, chloroplastic produces the protein MTQSLAMASSSMLCPKLGNCAVSHTKFQAFHLSSMFTPLGRGLFSPWSGLKHLGISAKPKPLLHIARKGGCKGMVVYASLFGVGAPEALVIGVVALLVFGPKGLAEVARNLGKTLRAFQPTIRELQDVSREFKTTLEREIGLDDNLSPTQNSYNSNASNTRSTPSSTVDPNGTPDPTKAYSSEEYLKITEEQLKASAAQQEGQTAPKERQEEPEIQPPAKETASGVPPPQKPESGTLPVDS, from the exons ATGACACAATCCTTGGCAATGGCTTCTTCATCAATGTTGTGTCCGAAGCTGGGGAATTGTGCAGTGTCACATACAAAGTTCCAAGCTTTTCATCTCTCTTCAATGTTCACTCCACTGGGTCGAGGCCTTTTCTCGCCTTGGAGTGGTTTAAAGCATTTGGGTATCTCTGCTAAACCAAAACCTCTTCTTCACATAG CTAGAAAGGGAGGGTGTAAGGGTATGGTGGTTTACGCTTCTCTCTTTGGGGTTGGAGCTCCTGAAGCTTTGGTAATTGGGGTCGTTGCTTTGTTGGTTTTTGGTCCTAAAGGTCTTGCTGAG GTTGCACGAAATCTGGGAAAAACATTGCGTGCGTTTCAACCCACCATTAGAGAGCTTCAG GATGTTTCAAGGGAATTTAAGACTACACTTGAACGGGAGATTGGTCTTGATGACAATTTAAGTCCAACCCAAAACTCATACAACTCCAATGCAAGCAATACCAGATCAACACCATCATCCACTGTTGACCCTA ATGGAACGCCAGATCCTACCAAAGCATACAGCTCTGAGGAATATCTTAAGATTACAGAGGAGCAGTTGAAGGCATCTGCTGCACAACAGGAGGGGCAAACTGCTCCCAAGGAACGCCAGGAGGAGCCTGAAATCCAGCCTCCTG CTAAGGAAACAGCCAGTGGTGTGCCTCCACCGCAGAAGCCAGAAAGTGGGACGTTGCCTGTGGATTCATAG